The sequence below is a genomic window from Microbacterium sp. SORGH_AS_0888.
GTTCCGCGGAGCGGGTGGCATCGGCGTGCGGAGTGGCGATGGCGCCGGTCAAAGGCTTACGAGACATGGGTCTTCCTCGGTGGTGGTGCAGGTGGGGCGTCAGTGCAGGGGGTGATCGCGCGACGGCGGCCCGGCGGTCACAGGATCTTCGAGAGGAATGCCTGCGTTCGGGGATGCTCGGGGGCGGTGAACAGACGGCTCGGAGGCGCGATCTCGATGATCGTTCCGGCATCCATCACCACGACGCGATCGGCCACTTCGCGGGCGAAGCCCATCTCGTGAGTGACGACGACCATGGTCATGTGGTCGGCGGCGAGCTCTTTCATGACGTCGAGGACCTCGCCGATCATCTCGGGATCGAGGGCGCTGGTCGGCTCATCGAAGAGCATCAGACGGGGTTTCATCGCGAGCGCTCGTGCGATCGCCACGCGCTGTTGCTGACCGCCCGAGAGCTTGCTCGGACGCGCGTCGCCCTTGTCGCCCAGGCCGACGCGCTCCAAGAGCGCCTGGGCCTGCGCGACGGCGTCGCGCTTGTCGACGCCGCGCACCCGGACGGGGGCGTGCCAGATGTTCTCGAGCGCCGTCATGTGCGGGAAGAGGTTGAAGTGCTGGAAGACGAACCCGATCTCCTGCCGCTGACGCCGCAGCGCGGAGCGCGTGGCGGCGAGGCGGCGACCGCCCGGCGTGACCCGGTAGCCCATCGGCTGGCCCGCGATCGCCAGTTCGCCGCCGTCGATGCTCTCGAGCCCGTTCATCGTGCGGAGGAAGGTCGTCTTGCCGGCTCCCGACGGGCCGACCAGGACGACGACCTCTCCCGGCTGCACGTCCAAGGAGACGTCGTTGAGCACCTGGCGCCCGCCGAGCGCTCGGGTGACGTTCTTCGCGCTGACGATCGGCGCAATGCTCTGACTGGTCAACTCACGACTCCTGTGCGGGCAGCGGGGCGAGCGGGTTCAGGGGCGTGGCGCGCCGGCCCCCGAACAGCCGCTGCCACGTCGAGGCCGTCGAGACGATGCCGGCCCGGGCGTTCAGCTTCTTCTCGATCGCGCTCTGGATCACCGTCCAGATGGTGGTGAGCGCGAGGTAGTAGATCGCGACCACGGCGAAGATCTCGAAGGTGCGGAAGGTGGCGGCGCTGATGCTCTGGGTGACCAGGAACATCTCGGAGACGCCGATGACGCTGAGGATCGAGGTGCTCTTCATGAGCCCGTTGAACGAGTTCCCGAGCGGCGGAACCATCAGGCGCAACGACTGGGGCAGGATGATCCAGCGCATCGCCGACATCCCCGACATGCCGAGCGCCTGTGCCGCCTCGGCCTGTCCGACGGGAACCGAGTCCAGACCCGCACGGATGATCTCCGAGATGTACGCGCTCTCGTTCATGATCAACCCGACGATCGCCGCCTGGATGGCCGCCTTGACCAGGATCCCGCCGAGGTCGACGTCCTGGAAGCGGAACACGTTCGCCGCGGCGAATCCGGTGTAGATGATCACGAGCTGCACGAGCAGGGGCGTCCCGCGGATGAGCCAGATGTACAGGCTCGCGACCACCCGCAGAGGGCCGAACGTCGACCGGCGCATCATCGCGATGACGAGGCCGACGACGAGGGCGCCCGCCATCGCGAGCACCGAGATGATGACGGTCAGCGCCAGTCCCTGCAGGAACGGGACGCCCGGTGTGAGCAGGTTCTTCCAGAAGAAGCCCCAGTCGAAGTTCACCGTCACTTGCTTCCCGTGTAGGCGAGGGACTGCTGTCCCCACTTGCTGAGGATCGTCGTGTAGTCCCCGGTGGCGACGAGGTCGTCGAACGCGGTCTGCAGAGCCGAGTGCAGCTCGGTGTTGCCCTTGAGGGTGGCCGCGCCGATGTCGATCGGCGACGAGGGCGTCCCCACCAGCGAGATGCCCGCCGTGCCCTGGCTCTGGTAGTAGCCGATGAGCTCGGCCGAATCGATGTACGCGTCGAGCTGACCGCTGATCAGCTGCTGGAAGCCCACGGTGGCCTGGTTGTTCGTGCTGATGTCGAGAGGCTTCTTGCCTGCGGTCGTGCAGGCGGTCGACTGCGTGTCCGCGAGGTCCTGTGCGGTGGTGCCCACCGTGACCATGACCTTCTTGCCGCACAGCGAGTCGTCGAGGCCCGTGATGCCGTTGTTCGCACCGTCCTTCACCGCGACGCCCGTCGCGGAGGTGAGATACGGCACGAAGTCGACGACCTCTTTCCGCTCGGGCTTGATGTACAGCGAGGCCATGATCACGTCGCACTGCTTGGCCTGCAGGCTCGGGATCAGCGCCGAGAAGTCGACGGTCACGAAGTCGGGAGTGAGGCCGAGCCGACCCGAGATCGCCTTGGCCAGATCGATCTCGCTGCCGATGAGGGTGCCCGACTCGTCGGTGGTGATGTTGGGCGGCGACCCCAGGTTGGTGGTGCAGATCGACAGCGTGCCCGGAGCGCGCAGCGCCGTGGGTGCGACGGTGGCGACGGCGGATGCCGGATCCGTGGCCGGTGCGGTGGCCGAGCTGCAGGCGGCCAGGCCGAGGGCGGCGATGCCGACGGCAACGGTGGCCACGGCGGTGCGGGTGATGGTGTGCATGGAGGTCTCCGTCGATGCTCGATGCTCCGTCGCCTTGGATGTGCCGGGCGGAGCAAGCTATCAAGTGATAGGTGGTGCGTCTATCAATTGATAGGCGGGAGGTGTTTCGGCCGCGTTTCACGGCGGTGTCCCGCCAGAGAAGAATCGCGGGACACCGTCGGCTCGCGTCGGACGAGCCGCTCTCAGGAGGCGAAGGCGACGGTGCCATCCAGACGCGACTGCGTGGTGGCGCGGACGGAATCCAGGCGGAACGGGTCAACCAGGATGGCGCGGAGGATGAAGTCGGACACCTGCAGAGGACGATTCGCGACCGGCGCCGACGCACTGGTCTCGCGTTCGCGCATTCCCTCGAACTGCAGTCCGGTGATCGCACGCTGCACGAACTCGGCATCGATCGGCATGAACTCACCCGCGCGGATGCCCTGCTCGACCATCAACCGGACCTCTTCGTGGAAACGCGCGATCTCGTGCCGCTGCCCCTCGAACTCGGGTTCCGTGAAGATCGCGTCGCTGTAGTAGCCGCGCGCATCGTACGGAAGAGTCAAGTAGTCGTGCGAGCTGATCGTCAGGAAGAAGTGGAAGCGCTCCGCCCACGAGGCGTCGAGGGCGCGCGCCTCTCTGAGGCGCCCGAAGGTCTGCGTCAGGTCGGCATCGACCAGTTCGGCGAGGATGACGTGCTTCGCGGCGAAGTGGTAGAACAGCGACGGCTGTCGAATCCCGACGGCGTCGGCGATCTCGCGGGTCGTGGTCCCGTAGTAGCCGTGCTTGCCGAAGAGTCGAGCCGCCTGCACGAGGATCTGCTGCCGCGTCCCGACCTCCTCCATGCGGGTACTCTATCGCCCGCCCGATCCTGTGCCGGCGCCGTCGGAGCATGGCGGCGGCGTCGAGTGCTCGCCACTGCGACCAGCGCGACGCGCTCGTGCCCCGCGCGCACCACGGCGTGGAGCAGACCGAGGCGCCCTGAACTACCGCCGGCGCGCGCGCGACGACCCATGGAGCGCGAGGCCGAGGACGATCGCGCTCGCGCCTGCGAGACCGAGGAGAGCGAACGCCGATCCAGCTCCGCCCGTCGCCGGAAGCACGCCGCCGCGCGCGGCGGCGCCCCGATCCCCACGGCCGTCGTCGGTCCCGCCTCCGTCACCGTCGGAGGGCGGAGGGCTCTGCTCGCCGGCCTGCGTGAGGCGGACGGTCGCGGAGACGAGCGCCCTGCCGCGCCGAGAGTCGTTCTGCGACGTCCAATCCAGCATCGCCTCGATCTCGAGCCGGCGTTCGCCTCCCGCCTCGACGCGGATCGGGGCGGTGGCCCGCCCCGGCTCGACGGGCGCGTCGTCGACCGACATCCTGATGTCCTCGGCGGCGGCGATGTCGGCGGGGCTCTCGGACGCCGGGCGCACGCTCACCTCGAGCGTGGCAGTCGCGTCATCGGAGCTGTCGTTGCGAACCCACAACTGACCGGATGCCGCGGCCCCCGGCGCGAGCCGGACGTTCTCGTCGACGATCGTCACAGACCCGTCGGCGACCCAGTTCTGCCCGTCGGAGCTCACGAGAAGCGGATCGTCGGCCGCGGCGGGCGCTCGCGGGGGCCGGAGTGACGACCGCCCACGGGGTCACCACGCCGACGAGGGCGAGGACGACGGCCGCGGCCCGCTTTCGGCCGCGGCGCGTGCTCCGACCCAGGACGAACAGGCCGTAGAGGACCACGGCGCCGCCGGCGCCGACGACGATGCCCGATCGGGTGGGTCCGTTCAGGATGCTGCCGGGATAGCCGAGAAGAGGGA
It includes:
- a CDS encoding amino acid ABC transporter ATP-binding protein, which gives rise to MTSQSIAPIVSAKNVTRALGGRQVLNDVSLDVQPGEVVVLVGPSGAGKTTFLRTMNGLESIDGGELAIAGQPMGYRVTPGGRRLAATRSALRRQRQEIGFVFQHFNLFPHMTALENIWHAPVRVRGVDKRDAVAQAQALLERVGLGDKGDARPSKLSGGQQQRVAIARALAMKPRLMLFDEPTSALDPEMIGEVLDVMKELAADHMTMVVVTHEMGFAREVADRVVVMDAGTIIEIAPPSRLFTAPEHPRTQAFLSKIL
- a CDS encoding amino acid ABC transporter permease, whose amino-acid sequence is MTVNFDWGFFWKNLLTPGVPFLQGLALTVIISVLAMAGALVVGLVIAMMRRSTFGPLRVVASLYIWLIRGTPLLVQLVIIYTGFAAANVFRFQDVDLGGILVKAAIQAAIVGLIMNESAYISEIIRAGLDSVPVGQAEAAQALGMSGMSAMRWIILPQSLRLMVPPLGNSFNGLMKSTSILSVIGVSEMFLVTQSISAATFRTFEIFAVVAIYYLALTTIWTVIQSAIEKKLNARAGIVSTASTWQRLFGGRRATPLNPLAPLPAQES
- a CDS encoding ABC transporter substrate-binding protein, which produces MHTITRTAVATVAVGIAALGLAACSSATAPATDPASAVATVAPTALRAPGTLSICTTNLGSPPNITTDESGTLIGSEIDLAKAISGRLGLTPDFVTVDFSALIPSLQAKQCDVIMASLYIKPERKEVVDFVPYLTSATGVAVKDGANNGITGLDDSLCGKKVMVTVGTTAQDLADTQSTACTTAGKKPLDISTNNQATVGFQQLISGQLDAYIDSAELIGYYQSQGTAGISLVGTPSSPIDIGAATLKGNTELHSALQTAFDDLVATGDYTTILSKWGQQSLAYTGSK
- a CDS encoding TetR/AcrR family transcriptional regulator → MEEVGTRQQILVQAARLFGKHGYYGTTTREIADAVGIRQPSLFYHFAAKHVILAELVDADLTQTFGRLREARALDASWAERFHFFLTISSHDYLTLPYDARGYYSDAIFTEPEFEGQRHEIARFHEEVRLMVEQGIRAGEFMPIDAEFVQRAITGLQFEGMRERETSASAPVANRPLQVSDFILRAILVDPFRLDSVRATTQSRLDGTVAFAS